GCGCTCGAACATGGTTGGCATGTTGCGAGGGTCGTAACCGGCCTTTTCCAGGTTCTGGATGCCGACACGGTCGGCCTCTTGCTCGTTCTGCCGCGAGAAACGCCGCTGCTCCTGGATCGCCGCCGCCTGGGTGCCGGCAATCATGCCAATACCCGCATCGCCAGCACCCCCGGCTGCCAGCACGATACCCGCCAGCAACGCGGCCATCATCGGCAGTTGCATACGTTGCTGGGCCTCGACGCCGCGGGCGAAGTGGCGCTGTGACAAGTGCGCCAGTTCGTGGGCCAGTACCGAGGCGTATTCACCTTCGGTCTGGGCATTGAGGAACAGGCCTCCGTTGACCCCGACGATGCCACCGGGGGCGGCAAAGGCGTTGAGTTCCTTGCTGTCGATGAGGATGAATTCCAGGCGCCGGTCCTGCAGCTGGCTGGTTTCGGCCAACCGGTACACCGTGGTCTCGACGTAATCCTTGAGCTGCGGGTCGTTCAGCTGGTTGACCTGGCCGCGCAGCAGGCTCAGCCAGGCGCGGCCGAGCTGGTGTTCCTGCTGTGGCGAGACGATCGCGGAACTGGCGTCGCCCAGTGATGGCAGGTCGTCAGCATGGCCGGGGAGGGCCATCAGGCAGGCCAGCGTCAGCAGGGTAGGGCGCAGTAGGTTCATGCACGAAGCTCGCGTCGGATAAAGCACCTACTGTAGCCGGCTCACACGTTGGCGACCAGTGGCGGTATCCTAGCCAGCCTGTCTGCCCCGCTTGTGGAGAATGCCCCGATGAGTGACACCCTGACCTGCGACGCCGAACTGGACGCCAGCGGGCTGAACTGCCCCTTGCCCCTGCTCAAGGCGAAGATGGAACTCAATCGCCTGGCCAGCGGCGCGGTGCTCAAGGTGATCGCCACCGACGCCGGTTCCCAGCGCGACTTCCGCACTTTTGCCCAGTTGGCCGGTCATACGCTGCTGCGTGAAACGGCCGAGGCCGGCACCTACACCTACTGGCTGCGCAAGGCCTGAGTCTCAATCAAGGATCGTCAATGTTCAAAGTGCTTCGCGACTGGCTGCATCGCTACTTCTCCGATGAAGAGGCGGTGGTGCTGGCGGTGCTGCTGTTCCTGGCCTTCACTGCGGTTCTGACCCTCGGCGGCATGCTCGCGCCGGTGTTGGCGGGGATGGTGCTGGCGTTCCTGATGCAGGGGTTGGTCAATGCCCTGGAGCGCATCCGGGTGCCGACCCGGCTTGCGGTGATGCTGGTGTTCGCCCTGTTCATGGGCGCGCTGGCGGTGTTCCTGCTGGTGCTGGTGCCGCTGCTCTGGCACCAGCTCATCACCTTGTTCAACGAGTTGCCGGGCATGCTCGGCAAGTGGCAGTCGCTGTTGTTGCTGTTGCCGGAGCGTTACCCGCACCTTGTGTCGGACGAGCAGGTGCTGCGCGCCATCGAGTCAGTGCGCGGCGAGATCGGCAAGTTCGGCCAGTGGGCGCTGACCTTCTCGCTGTCGAGCCTGCCACTGCTGGTCAACGCCATGATCTATCTGGTGCTGGTGCCGATTCTGGTGTTCTTCTTTCTCAAGGATCGCGAGCTGATCGGGCGCTGGGTCAGTGGTTATCTGCCGCGCCAGCGGACCCTGCTCAACCGTGTGGGCAGCGAGATGAACCGGCAGATCGCCAACTACATTCGCGGCAAGGGCATCGAGATCCTGATCTGCGGGATAGCCACCTACATCGCTTTCATCAGCCTGGGGCTCAACTACGCCGCCTTGCTGGCGCTGCTGGTTGGGTTGTCGGTGGTGGTGCCGTATGTGGGGGCGGTGGTTGTGACCGTACCAGTGACACTGATTGCGCTGTTCCAGTGGGGGTGGGGTGACCAGTTCATCTACCTGATGACGGTGTACGCGATCATCCAGGCCCTGGATGGCAACGTGCTGGTGCCGCTGTTGTTCTCCGAAGCAGTAAGCCTGCACCCGGTGGCGATCATCTGCGCGGTGTTGCTGTTTGGCGGGCTGTGGGGGTTCTGGGGGATCTTCTTTGCGATCCCACTGGCGACGCTGATCAAGGCGGTGCTGGATGCCTGGCCGCGGCAGGAGGTCAGCGTTTCACCGATACTCTGAATGCAATCGGGGCCGCTTCGCGCCCCATCGCCGGCAAGCCGGCTCCCACAGATAGTGCATGTACTTTTTCTGTGGGAGCCGGCTTGCCGGCGATGGGGCGCGAAGCGGCCCCGCTCGATCTCAAGCCTTGTCCAGC
The Pseudomonas sp. KU43P genome window above contains:
- a CDS encoding sulfurtransferase TusA family protein, producing the protein MSDTLTCDAELDASGLNCPLPLLKAKMELNRLASGAVLKVIATDAGSQRDFRTFAQLAGHTLLRETAEAGTYTYWLRKA
- a CDS encoding AI-2E family transporter, coding for MFKVLRDWLHRYFSDEEAVVLAVLLFLAFTAVLTLGGMLAPVLAGMVLAFLMQGLVNALERIRVPTRLAVMLVFALFMGALAVFLLVLVPLLWHQLITLFNELPGMLGKWQSLLLLLPERYPHLVSDEQVLRAIESVRGEIGKFGQWALTFSLSSLPLLVNAMIYLVLVPILVFFFLKDRELIGRWVSGYLPRQRTLLNRVGSEMNRQIANYIRGKGIEILICGIATYIAFISLGLNYAALLALLVGLSVVVPYVGAVVVTVPVTLIALFQWGWGDQFIYLMTVYAIIQALDGNVLVPLLFSEAVSLHPVAIICAVLLFGGLWGFWGIFFAIPLATLIKAVLDAWPRQEVSVSPIL